From the Planctomycetia bacterium genome, one window contains:
- a CDS encoding TPM domain-containing protein, giving the protein MSHRKRVLVFLVALVAAYCGPSVGVALAEPGKITLDRPGDREFVRDEAHLLTPAEIAKITQIGDKLLTEKATPIIVVTIDKMANHGGEGMRIETFANLLFDQWAVGVAKVNGQDWNTGILLLVSKGDRKARIELGDHWRHDQDKLAQQIMSEQIVPRFKQGDFPGGILAGVEALDKMARGLTLPAPAHSSTGSTGGASGPPQWLVIVLGIVGIVTIISLIRSGSGGWAWIGWGLLFGLIGTILYQMLSNSSSNSSGGGYSGGGFDGGFSGGGGATGDW; this is encoded by the coding sequence CCGTAGGTGTCGCGCTGGCCGAGCCCGGCAAGATCACGCTCGATCGGCCCGGCGATCGGGAATTCGTGCGCGATGAAGCCCACCTGCTCACGCCGGCCGAGATCGCGAAGATCACGCAGATCGGCGACAAGCTGCTCACCGAGAAAGCGACGCCGATCATCGTCGTCACGATCGACAAGATGGCGAATCACGGCGGCGAGGGGATGCGGATCGAAACCTTCGCCAATCTACTATTCGATCAATGGGCCGTCGGTGTTGCCAAAGTGAACGGCCAAGATTGGAACACCGGCATCCTGCTGCTCGTTTCGAAAGGAGATCGCAAGGCCCGCATCGAACTGGGAGACCATTGGCGACACGACCAAGACAAGCTCGCGCAGCAAATCATGAGCGAGCAGATCGTGCCCCGCTTCAAGCAAGGAGACTTCCCCGGCGGCATCTTGGCCGGTGTCGAAGCACTCGACAAGATGGCGCGAGGCCTGACGTTGCCGGCTCCTGCTCATTCGTCGACCGGTTCCACGGGCGGGGCGAGCGGACCTCCGCAATGGCTCGTGATCGTGCTCGGCATCGTGGGAATCGTCACGATCATCTCGCTGATTCGCAGCGGCTCGGGGGGCTGGGCCTGGATCGGCTGGGGGCTGTTGTTCGGCCTCATCGGCACGATCCTCTATCAAATGCTCTCGAATAGCAGTTCAAACAGTTCAGGTGGCGGCTATTCCGGCGGCGGGTTCGATGGTGGCTTCTCGGGCGGCGGAGGGGCGACCGGCGACTGGTAA